The genome window TAAGAATAACGCCAACAAGAAACAGATACCTGTTACGATTGAAGCAAAACCTGTACGTGCGCCTGCTCCAACTCCTGCTGAAGATTCTACATAAGATGTTACTGTAGATGTACCAAAGATCGAACCTGAAATAGAAGCGATTGAATCTGAGATTAATGCTTTTCCTGCACGAGGTAATTTATTGTTTTTAACAAATCCTGCTTGGTTGGCAACGGCCATTAAAGTACCCGCGTTGTCAAAGAAGTCTACGAACAGGAATGATAGAATAACCGATACCATTGTTAGTGAATAGAACTCCGGATGAGTGAACGCTGAGAATAATTTACCGAAAGTTGGTTCAACACTTGGTGGTGCCGAAACAATTTGAGATGGTAATTCAACTAAACCAAAAATCATACCTGCGATTGCAGTAATAGCCATTGCAATAAATACGCCAGCTTTCATTCCACGAACTAAGAAAATTACTGTAAGAAGAATACCAAAAATCGCTAATAATACTTCTGCATCGTGTAAGTTACCTAAACCGACAACTGTTGCTTCACTCGCAACGATAATGCCAGCATTTTTTAAACCAATAAAAGAAACGAATAACCCGATACCAGCACCAACAGCAATTTTAAGTTCCATTGGGATGGCGTTGATTAATTTTTCACGTAATCCTGTAACCGTTAATAACAAGAAGAATACACCAGATACAAATACTGCAGCCAAAGCGTGTTGCCAAGGGCTTCCGTTTGTTAATACAACCGTGTAAGCAAAGAATGCGTTTAAGCCAAGACCTGGCGCTAAAGCTAAAGGATATCTTGCAACAATCCCCATAATGAAACATCCAATTGCTGCTGATACAGCTGTTGCCACAAATACTGCCCCATAATCCATGCGTAATGCATCTGGTAAACCTTCAATATCAGATAGCGTTAAAATGCTAGGGTTTACTACTAAAATGTAAGCCATTGCCAAGAATGTTGTGAAGCCACCTAAAATCTCTCGACGATAATTAGTTCCAAGTTTATCGAACTCGAAATACTTTTTCATAATGAAACTTTCCTCCGTGTTGTCGTCTTCAACATCTAAAGAACATTTTACCTTAAAAACAAAAAAGACACGCAAAGCATAAATGCCGCATGTCCACGATTTAAGGAAAATAAGTATACTACACTCCTATTATAGTAGTGTTATTACTTATTTATAAATCGTAGTCGAATCATTTACGGTGATTCGGTAGAAACTCACGGGCCATATTCCCGACATTATACGACGACGTATTTAATTTACGTTTGTAATATATCATTTCATTTTTTAAATTACAAGCTATTTCCGAACATTTTTTATAAATTTTAATTCATAGTTCGTAAAAACATCCATAAATTAGTCATTTACTTCTGTTCCTGTATTTTTATTTGTTATTATTAAACTTGGAATACACAAAAATCCATTCTAAGTTTTACTATATTTATACTGAATTGGGGAGTTCAAATTGAGTGAAATTAAGGTAGTTATAAAAGGAGTCCTTGTTAAAAATAATAAAATACTGATCGTGCAGCGTTCACAAATCGAAGCAGTTGGCGCAGGCACATGGGAGACGGTAGGGGGAAATATGCGTTTTGGCGAAGCATTTGAAAGCGCACTTAAGAGGGAATTTTTAGAAGAAGTTGGATTGAATATTATTGTAAAAAATCAGTTGTTTTCGACAACATTCCACACGAGTAAAACGCGACAAATTGTCCTGCTCACTTTCTTATGTGATACAAAAGAGGAGCAAATTACTTTATCCGATGAACATCTACACTATTTATGGGCGTCGAAGGATGAATTGCTCACATTATTACCGCAAGAGATTATCGCAGACTTTCACCAGCATAACGTTTTCGATTTGTTAGACTAATAATTATTTTATAGAAAGTTTATAGAAATGTTATATTGCTCCTCTATAGTGAAGTTTGAACAAATAGAGGAGGGGTTTTTTTGCAACATCAACGAAAATGGGCAATGTATCTAATACGATTTGCTGCTGTTTCAGGTTTTATCGGTGTATTAATCGGATCAATTATGAGCGGTAACTTGAACTATGCTTTACGACCAGTCCACGCACATTTTGTATTGGTAGGCTGGTTATCGGTTTTTGCATGGGGGATTTTCTATTATTCAGTACCCGTGCGCAAACTGATCTTTGTTAAAATCCAGAGTATTTTAGGTATGATCGGCGCTTTAGGTTTATGTATAGGGATGTGGCTGCATTATTTAAACCCGCTGGAAACAAATGAAACAATGAACATGGTCTTCTTCATTGTAGGCGGTACTCTTTTATTAATCGCATTTTTCTTATTTATAATTGTGACATTTTTTGTCACAAAGAAAGAGAATTAATTATATCCAGCTATATAAAAGTAAGTGTATTTCCCTTTAATATGTTAAAATAATAAAAGAAACACAGAACATTAAAGGAGCGGTTTGAATGCCATATTGGTTACATAACACATTATTTGTACTGTTAATAATTGTTACATTCGGATGTGTTACTAGTGGAATCGAGTGGAAAACTCGCGAAAAAGCCACTGTTGAAGAATAATTTAAGCCTAAAATGACTTACTAGCATATAACTAACATATAAAACAAGGAAGCCTGTGTAAAACAGGCTTCCTATTTTTTATGCTATTTATAATCCGCGGTTTGTTCGTTTTAACGGATCATTATCCAAATCATCTAAATCATTCAAATGATTCGTAGTATTAGTCGTATCCTTAATGTCTGCTTCTTCACGGCGAACCGTGTCTGAAACAGTTTCCGTATCTGTTACTTTTCGTTTGCCGACTACGATTTCTTCCGTAACGACATCTTTCTTCGTAACATCCACTTGTTCTTCAGTTACCGGGATATGGATTTTACCCTCTTCTTCATAGGCATGAGTAATACCGTCATGAAGTTTTCCATTTGCATTAAGTGTTGTGTCTTCATTAACAGGACGTCTTTCTACATAAACTTCTTCATGCTCTACTGGCACTTCAATCGTTTGTTGTTCTTCGACTACATGTTTGTCGACTTGCACCTCACCCGTTTGTACGCGTTTTTTATCTACTTGCAAGCGTTCTTCATGAAGCGCTAAACGTTCTTCATCCGTTTTATCATAATCACGCTCATAATGATTATTCACACCATAATTTTTAGTACCTTCATCAAAATAAGTACCGTAGTCTCTATCTACATATAATAAATATTTCCCTGCCTGTAATTCATCATAATAACGGTTTCGTTCATCCTCAGAGATGCCCATTTGTGTAAAGTGCTGATCGCGTACTAGATCTTCACCCATCATAAATGCTTTAAAGCGGTCCCACCAAGAACCTTCTTTATGATCAGTGTCATAACCATCCGTGTTAGTGCTGTAACCTTTTGAGTTTCGGTACATAGATAGTTGATCATTGCGATTCGATACGATGTACATATCTTCCTCACCATAGCCTTGTGCACGAAGGCGATCCATTTCTGCCTGTAATTCCGCTTCATTGTCATAAATACCATATAATTTGTTATCACGTGTTTCCATGTTTCATTCCTCCAGTTTCATTAAGTTAGTTTTTTTATACCGACTGTCTATACTTGATTTGGCATACTATACAATACCTTTTCTCCTAAATAATAAACGCAAGGATGATAAATTTAACATTCTGTAATAAAAATGAAAGAAAAAGCTCTCTTCCACCACGTAAGAGAAGAGAGCTGCAATTTAGTATTCTTTTCCCTTTTATAAAACTACAATTTAAATTGACGAATGACTTGTGTTAGTCGGCTAGACAAACCTTGTAAACCCTGTGCACTGCTTGAAACGCTGTCCATAGAAGTTGTTACTTCCTGTGTAGCTGCGGATGTTTCTTCAACACCAGCTGCAGACTCCTCAGAAATCGTTGCAATTTCCTGTACCTTCAAATTCATCGACATCGATGTTTGTGAAATTTCCTGTATCGAATTCATTACAACTTGAATATCCTCTGTAATTTTCTCCAGATTCGTTTGAATTACCCCGAAAGTTTTTTGTGTATCCTGAATTTGGACAGTGCCTTGTTCAACCTCTTTATAACCAACTTCCAATGCCCGGACAACATCCACCGTTTCATGTTGCACCCCCGAAACAATTGATGTTATTTCATCAACCGAGTTATTTACTTGTTCAGCTAAATTCCGAACTTCATTCGCCACAACCGCAAAGCCTTTACCATGTTCACCTGCACGGGCTGCTTCTATCGCTGCATTAAGTGCAAGTAAGTTAGTTTGCGCAGCAATTTGCTTAATCACTTCAACTAGTTGGGAAATTTCAGATGATTGTTTTTCCAATTGACGGACTCTGTTTACAGCGCCTTCCATAATCCCATCTATCTTCTTCATTTGTTCTGTTGACGAAGTCATTAATGAATAACCATTTTTACTCATCATTAAAATTTCATTAGCATTCGTTGTCACATTGCTGCTTCTGTCAGCCATACCTTCAATAGCATGCGCAAAAGTTCCCATCTCTTCAGATAAATGCGTTGCATGCCCTGCTTGGGATTCTGCTCCGGCTGCTATTTCTTGCATTGTACTAGCAATTTGTTCAGTACCTTCCGATACATATATAGAAGTTTCCGCCAGCATATTACTTTGCTTTTCTGTGGCATTAGAAACATCCGTTACATTTACAATAATCTCACGTAATTGCGAGTTCATTGAATTTGTTGATTCAATTAAAGTAGCAAATTCATCTTTTGATGTTGCAACAATCGGTTCCTGATCAAGTTGTCCATTTTTAATTTCAGTTAAACGTTCCATTACTTTTCTCAACGGATTAATAATTGCATGTGACGTCGAAATACCGATAATAATTGAAAATATCATAATAACTACCACAATAACTACACCAATTAGTAAAGTGCTTTTGACTAGAGAAATGACATTTTGGCCATCTTCCTGCATTAGCCCCTCACGCATTCGAATAGACTGTTCATATCCACTGAGGTATTCCTGCAGGTCATCTTCAGTAGCAAGCATTTTGGTCAATGCACCCTCACGATCCCCAGCATTATAAGCGGATAAAACTTCATTTTGCATAACTTCAAACCATGAAGCTGAGTTTTCCATTAATTTGACCGCTGCTTCTGATACACCAAAGTCAGCTGCTTCTTGTCTCAAGTTTTCATGTTGTTCATAAATTGATTCAAATTTTTCTTTATATTGCTGTTCTCCCGTCAATAAATAGGCACGTAATGATGATTCCCCTTGCGTTAAACGAAAGGCCATTTTTTCACCATATAGTAATATTTGCAGATTCGTATATGTAAATTCTTCTGTTTTTTCCTGCACAACCGATAGTTGTTTAAAATTCACCACCAACAAAACACAAAGTAACAGTAAAATGGAACCAAAGGCAAAAAAAATACGTGTTTTAACACTTTTAAAATTTAATAACCTCAATAAAACCCCTCCTATTAGCCTAATAACATATTCCTTATTTAATACTACACAAGTCCCAATTATACCAAAGACATAGTACTTACAAATATTCTATTAATGTTATAACAGTCATAACAAATTACTTATAATATAGAGAAAACGTCAAATAAAAAAACATAGAAAGACGTTATTCTCCCTATGTTACCAGTCAACCTATTTACTATTTATCATCTTGTTTTTGCTTCTTCTTTTCCAAATACTCCGCACGCAATTTTTCAAGTTGCTGCTTTTTATCGAATTGTGCCGGCTTGTTTTTTTCATGATATTTCGCTACAGCTGCCTTACCTTTACTATCCAACTGATATTTTCCCATTTTGTTCACCTACTTTTTTTCGCTTTTCCAACCAATATTCGTACTCTTCAGCTGTCAATGGCTTTGAATAATAGTAGCCTTGGACGATTGGCACTCTCTCCAAGCCCATAATAAATTGAACCTGCTCTTTCGTTTCGACACCTTCTACCAAAACATTTAAATCCAGTGAATTGCACAAGTGAATAATCGATTTTAGGATCGAGGCATCTTTTGCGGAATCAGGCACACCATCTATAAATGATTTATCAATTTTAATAGTGGATATCGGTATTTCTTTCAAATAAGATAAAGACGATAAACCGGTACCAAAATCATCCAGCGCAACAGACAAGCCATTTTCCCTGAAAGCCCTTACTGCTGATATGGCATTATGAATATCATGAATGACACTTGTTTCAGTAACTTCCAATTCAATTTTAGACGCTTGAAGTTTATACTTAAGCAAACTCTCACTGATTACTCTTTTTAAACGTGGTGATGTCAAATACATACCCGGAATATTAATCGATATTTGCGGCAGCTCTATCCCCATAGTAGTCCATGAGGCTAATTGTTGGCAAACTCTCTCAATTAGCCAATCTGTCACATCTGAAATACGATTAGTATTTTCTATAATGGGGATAAACACCGCCGGAGATATTATTCCGAACACCGGATGTTTCCAACGCATAAGCGCCTCTATCCCTACTACACTATTTTGCTCCGGATGCACTTTTGGCTGATATACAATGAACAACTCATTTTCATCCATCGCCCGTTGAATATCCCCCTCTGTTAGGATAGATGTCGTACCGAGCTTACGTGGCATAGTAAAGTAAAAACACGGAGGTCGAGACAAATGACAATGAAAAGAGAACGTATCCGCTACACGGCTGAACAAAAAAAAGCCGTTGTTGCACGCATGATGCCACCACAAAACGAAGCGGTAGCGAAAATAAATGAGGAAACAGGCATTACAGAAGCCACCCTATATAAATGGCGCAAGGAAGCACGTGCAGCAGGTAGTGCAACACCTGGCAATGGTCAAACAAGCGACAAATGGAACAGCCATGATAAATTTTTAGTAGTAATGGAAACCTTCTCGATGAATGAAGCTGAGTTAGCGGAATATTGTCGTCGAAAAGGCTTATATCGTGAGCAGATCGAAGCGTGGAAAGAAGTTTGTCTTCAGGCAAATGGTCAGGCATTTGATCAGGCAAAGCAGTTGAATGGGCAATTAAAGGAAGAAAAGCAGCGGGCAAAGGCGTTGGAGAAGGACTTACAGAAGAAAGAAAAGGCATTGGCAGAAGCGGCAGCCTTATTACTCCTTCGAAAAAAGGCCCAAGCGATTTGGGGGGACGACGAGGAAGAATGACCTGCCCGTCAAATCGCAAACTCGCAGTAGAATTGATTCAAGAAGCGAACCGAAACGGGGCGCGATTGGCAAAAGCATGTGAAGAATTGCATATTAGTGTTCGCACGTATGAACGTTGGGTAAAGGACGGGGAAATCCAGTGGGACCAACGCCCTATCGCTAAGCGTCCCCTACCGAAAAATAAGCTGTCCGAAGAAGAACGAACAGAGATTTTAACCGTTGTGAAGCAGGATGAATATGCCGATTTACCACCAACACAAATTGTCCCAAAGTTAGCCGATCAAGGAACGTACATCGCTTCAGAATCAACATTTTACCGTGTATTACGCGAAGAAAAGATGCAAAATCACCGAGGCTTTAGTCAAAAACCGACGAAGCGGGTACCGGAAAGTCATCTTGCTGTGGCACCGAATCAAGTATGGACATGGGACATTACGTGGTTAGCAGGACCTGTGAAAGGTATGTTTTATCGTCTTTATTTAATCATTGATTTATTTAGTCGCAAGGTTGTCGGCTGGGAGGTTTGGGAAACCGAAGAAGCAAACTATGCGGAGCAACTGGTGCAAAAAGCGGTACTGAATGAAAAAATTCAAGGTGCACCACTCGTCCTTCATTCGGATAATGGCAGCCCGATGAAAGCCTCCACTTTTCAAGGGTTTCTGGAGAAAATGGGCATTCAAAGCTCGTATTCAAGACCACGTGTCAGCAACGATAATCCCTATTCAGAAGCGATGTTTCGGACGTTGAAATACCGCCCTGATTTCCCGCGAAAAGGGTTTAAGTCCGTAGTGGAAGCACGTGCTTGGGCATTAAAATTTGTCCGCTGGTACAACGAAGTACATTTACATAGCGCCTTGAAATTTGTGACGCCGGTGCAGTGCCATACTGGTAAACATATCGGAATTTTAGAGAAAAGAAAATTAGTGTATGAAGAAGCCAAACAAAAGCATCCAGAACGTTGGGCTGGGCAGACACGCAATTGGTCAGCGCAACAACAAGTCGCACTGAATCCGATAAAAGAAGTCGTTCAGGAATAAAAAATCCCCCTTTTCCCTGTTGAAGTTCAATGGAAAGCGATTTTCTTTCCATTGAACTTCAACAGGACAGCAAGCACAGCGCGCTAGCTTCGATTGAATTGGGGATTTGATTGGAACGAATAGGAGTTTAGTAGAAAAGTAAAATAGCTCGATGCGACAACTATATTGACAAACACCGATATCAAGACTAAGTTGTCGTTCAAAATTAAACGTATGAATTTTTGGATCGTACTTTATTATTTCATGCCTGGATTGTGTAGACGGAGCATGTAATACCGCAATTGCATTGGCAAAATGTTCATGAACCGGCTTTTTTTCATCTGACTGTGAAACAGCAAAAACCGCTTCCACCGAAACCATACGTTCTCCAATATTTAGCGGACGCTCTAACGAAAGACAAATATTCCGCAATCCATTGATTGTATTTTGCACACTTTCGGCAGGTGCATGTATCACCGTAAAGCGATTAGCTTCCGTTCGATACAATTTCGTCTCATTTGGCAGATTAGTTTGCATTATTTCCATTACATTTTTGACAATTGCATCCCCAAATGAATAGCCATAAGCTAATACATACTTCTCCAAGTTGTTTAAATGGACAATGGACACCATTTCCGTATTCTTTTTAATACGTTGGTCTTCTGTAAATTGATTATGGTTCGGCAATTGCGTCAACGCATCAAAATTTTTCATCCGGTAGTCAACATATCTGTCTAGGCGACTGGCTAAAATTGCAAATCCAAACAAACTGACAATACCAATTGTCACAAAGAACACGACTTCAACCATATTGGAATCATGAGTATGTACATGGATCGGCCCTTCAACATAAAAGCTCATTGCTAACATACCTGTATAGTGCATGCTTGTTACAGCGATAGCCATTAAAAAAGCGGCGACACTTTTCACCAAAACCTTTTCCATTTTAGAATCAGTGATCGAAAAGATGTATAAAGCGGCAAATGATGCCACAATTGCTATCACGATCGATAAGCTAAACAGGACAGGATTATAAACAACCTTTGCATCCATCTCCATTGCAGCCATACCTATATAATGCATAAGTGCTATCCCGCATCCCATAAAAAAACCAGCCGCGATAAATGTTTGAATCTTTTTATAGTCGCTTTTGGTTAAATAAAATGCCATATACGATGCAACAATAGCAGGGATGACAGATATAAGCGTCAGTACCAGATTATGCTTCATAGGTATGGATATGACGAGCGCACTCATTCCAACATAGTGCATCGACCAAATTCCAAGCCCCATTGCCAGCGAAGCCAACACTAACCATATATTTTTATGAAAAAAACCCTTTCCATTGATGCGCCGATTAATATAAATTGCTGTATAGGATGCACCAAAAGCGATAATGAAAGACAATAGTATTACTAAGGGATCGTATGTTCCTTCAATAATATGCATACTTTCCAAGTCGGGTATTGTAAACAAAGATATTCGCTCCATTTATCTGAATGGTGATTAATGTCCCAATTATTCATGTTGACCTCAATTGCTGCATCTTGATAAGAAGTGCATGTTGGCTTCATAAAGTTTAATACATTCAATTTAAATTGAACAGAATAAAAATGATTCTTTTTCGCATTATCGAGACACAAAAACCCCTGGAGGTTAGATTTTTTCTAACTTCCAGGGGCATTATCATTAAAAGAATGGTGTTTTTGTAAATGTAATAGGAATAGAATTATGAGAAATTAGACAACTATTACTATTCCCACTCAATAATTAATTAACTTTACTTAGGCCTTAAATCCATTTTCTATAGGCTTTTAAACTTCTACTCATCACTTATACAATTTAAATTCTAATATGATTGGTATCAAAATTGGTATCAATAAAACTAATCATAAATTTTCTTTCCAATCCAACTATAACAATTTTTATATGCAACGATGTTCATGGACAAATATACTCGTTTAAAGATGTACACTTTTGACTCATTTTCTAGCATACTAATTATGAGGTGATTTGTATTACATAAGGCTAGATATTCAAATGCTTATGGAATAACAAGTTTTACTATCTCTCTAAAGCAAAAAAACAGCAGTTTCCCATTACTGAGGAAACGCTGTTTTACTTGTTATTCAGGAATGAGATTCTAACTTAGATTAAATATAAATTAGTAATCTAGAGGATAATTAAACAGGAATTAAAGAACTTAAACGAAATTCTTTTCCCTGCAGTAGATATATATCATATCCTCCTATATCCTTTATGTATTTTAAGGGGCTAGGCAAATTATCATCTCGCTCTGCCCTTCTTGGTCTTCTAATTTTTGTTGGACGGGCTGGACCATATCTAATACCAACCCGTTTAATATGCCAATCATCTGTATAACCCTCTAACTTACAACAAAACAATAAATGTTGTAACCAATATTCCCCAGATCTTATCTGTTTCATAAAGTTCCCGTTCGAGTAATCTTTATCCTTAAGTTCAATTACATAAACTATCTTCTCAATTAAATCTAAAATTATGTAATCACAATCCTTAGGATGTTGTTTTAAATACAAGGCATATTCTTTCTTTAAATCCTCCAATTTATGAATGACTAAGAATTTACTTTCCGCTTTATCTATTTTAATTGTTACTTCATACTGATCACCTTTTTCTTCAATTAAATGCAATTTATTTTGATTTTCAATAATGTAAAAAAAATTTTCTTTGATATAGTAATTAAAATTATCTATTAATTCCATTATTAAAACCTTCTTTAATTTGATTCTTTTTGATTCAACATATTTTTTAAAAGAAAATACTCATCTTCTAATTTGACATTAATATCATCAAAAATATCTATATATTCTACTTCTGATAAATCTCCAATTGTTCTGACGTCATTTACATTGAAATAGTAACCCATCACTTTACAATTTATATCTTCCTCATTTACCTTCGCATTCAAAATTTTATTAGTAGTAGATCGAATTAAATAATCACTATGACTTGAAATGATAATTTTTACGCCTAATTTAGACAATTCAACTAATAACTCTGCAAATTTAGTTTGATTCTCAGGATCTAAGTTCATTTCTGGTTCATCAATAAATAAAATATCACCTTCAGAAAAAAGATATTTTATATAGTATTCTAAACCAAACAAAGACTTAATTGATGAAGAAGATATTTGTAATGGTATTTTCTTCTGTTTATATTTAATCTTTTCATTATTTGTAGAGTATATTTCTCTATAATAGTATTCGTTTTGTTCTATATCATATTCATATTTACCTTTAAGAATATCCGCCGAAAAACGATTCCAAATATTTATTCTTGACTCTTTATCCAAAAACTTTTCGGCAACAGTAAGATCAATACGATTTAAATACTTCATATAATCGGATATAGGAAGCGGATATTTTTCAGATGGTAGCGATTCCGAATTTATATCAAAGGACTTGGTACTTCTTTTAATAGATAATTCCTTTCTAAAAACATTAATTCCATTTCTTTCTGCTGGAATATACAAAATACTCGGCATTGCGAATACTTTCCTAGAAAAAAATATTATAGCAACTTTTAAAAAGGCTTTATTTGTTCGATCAAAATCTAAATCATTTTCTTCATCAAATAATGAATCTAGTTCCTCTAATGTAACTTCCCAATACTCTTCCATATTTTTAATATTTAAAGTTATAGTAGAGGTAATTCCCTTTAAACTAATTTTTTCATTTGCACTCTTTGTTCTAGCTAATGACTTTTCAAAAAAATCTTCAAAATCCGAATTAAAGATTTTAAGTTTTGTTTCACTAAAATCATTTTGACTAGCATTAAAAATAATCGGCAAATCCTTAATTAAATTAGTATTTAAATCTTCTACTATTTTTTCTATCAAATACTTACTCATTTCACTTTTATCAACTTGAATAGTTAATGAGCTTCTTGTATCAATTAATTTACCTAAAAACTCCTCAAGAAATCTTAACTTTTCTTGGTCTACTCTTTTGTACATACCATATAACAAATATGAAATGTATGTTTTTCCTGAATTGTTTTTGCCTAATAGAATTGTTTCTTGCCCAAGTTCAATATTACATTTCTTTACAGGACCTAATTTTTCTACTAGCATTATATTCACCATTTTCTTAAATTATTTTCTTATTATAAATTATATCCTAAGGTCTAGTTGTTTTAAACATGTAAGTAAAAGCATAAAGGAATCAACTATCATTTAAAAATGAAAAGTCTTTTTAGTATAAATCTTATTATTTTAAACAGATTAAAATGACTCATTTATAACTTTTTTATTTGTCGTCTATGTACACAATATCTTATTTGTTTCTTTTCTATCCTAATAATTTAGTATAAATATTGCATCAAATAAAAAAGGTTTTAGCAATAAGGCTTTCCAAGCTTTTTTACATTGCACTATTTATTGTCAAAATACACTATTCATCACTAGCTCTTTAATTTTTCGAAGATCTTTCCTAAAATGCTTTTTTGTGATTTTTTATATTCCTCAGATACTTTAAAATAATGAATTTCAGCAAACTGTTCTAAAATTTTCTCAGCATCTTTTTTAATATGACCACTCGTTTCAAATGTTTGATTCACCTCTAATTTACCAGATCTGCAATCATAAGCTAGTAGTTGAGGTAATTCAGAAGAAAATTCATCGTAAACAATGTCATATCTAAAAAGAGCAACCTTTACATCATTTACAAAAACACCACTAATATATATATCATTCATGCCTTTTTTTAATCCCATTACAATTCTCTTTTCTATTTATTATTTTTTATTTGTTTTAACTTCGGCAATGTTGTCATCAGAAATTCAATTAATTCCTCATTTTCCTTTGCATTAGGGTTAAATATCAAATTGTTTCTTACTGAAATATCTTTTAATAAATTTTCAATTCCTTCATAAGTAGAAAACTTTCTAATTAAATATTCTAATGTGCTTTTAGTTTTTAAGTTACCACGTTCAATATCTGCATCATCTTTATACATTAATAAAATTTTATTAATTAATAATTCGTATTGTTCTTCTGCAATTTTTAGTATTGTTTCATCTTCACCATATCTTGGTTTCGGGAAGATTCTAGACAATCTTTCATGTAAAACTGATAAATAGCCTCTTCCATTTGAAGTCCATAATTTATTATAAATAGGATACTTCTCTAATTCTTTTATATACTCCACAACCAACCTTTCAACATACTCTGAAAAGATGATGTTATAATTTGAAATAAAGATTTCATTTGCAGCTTCACTATAAAATTGGCTCAGTTCTTTCAAATTTGATAATTCATTAATACCATGTGTTATTTTTAATGTCCCTAAGCTATCTTCAAATTCCCGCACTATCTCATCTAGCTTATCTGGATGTGCTATTTTAAATTCTTCATAAGTATTTAAGTTTTCTAAATACCCTTCCATATATTCCTTTGCCGTCCCAAAATATATCCATTCTTTTGTTGCATTAGTAACTATTGCAATTTTATCAACTATAGTTTCAGGCGGTAAGGCTACTCCACGAAGATATGAATTAAATGTCCCTTTAGTAGATTCTATTCTTTCTGCAAATTCTGCTAAAGAAATTCCCAATGTATCCTTTAATACTTTTAAACGCAAACCGACTTTTACACGATCAGGTTTCATATTTACCTCCTGTGTTATTAAATAAAAACTTAAACTAAAACTGTCTCTATTTATCTTTAATTTACACTATTTCTATTAAAATTTCAAAAAATGTTTTAA of Solibacillus isronensis contains these proteins:
- a CDS encoding MHYT domain-containing protein — its product is MHIIEGTYDPLVILLSFIIAFGASYTAIYINRRINGKGFFHKNIWLVLASLAMGLGIWSMHYVGMSALVISIPMKHNLVLTLISVIPAIVASYMAFYLTKSDYKKIQTFIAAGFFMGCGIALMHYIGMAAMEMDAKVVYNPVLFSLSIVIAIVASFAALYIFSITDSKMEKVLVKSVAAFLMAIAVTSMHYTGMLAMSFYVEGPIHVHTHDSNMVEVVFFVTIGIVSLFGFAILASRLDRYVDYRMKNFDALTQLPNHNQFTEDQRIKKNTEMVSIVHLNNLEKYVLAYGYSFGDAIVKNVMEIMQTNLPNETKLYRTEANRFTVIHAPAESVQNTINGLRNICLSLERPLNIGERMVSVEAVFAVSQSDEKKPVHEHFANAIAVLHAPSTQSRHEIIKYDPKIHTFNFERQLSLDIGVCQYSCRIELFYFSTKLLFVPIKSPIQSKLARCACCPVEVQWKENRFPLNFNREKGDFLFLNDFFYRIQCDLLLR
- a CDS encoding AAA family ATPase, whose amino-acid sequence is MVNIMLVEKLGPVKKCNIELGQETILLGKNNSGKTYISYLLYGMYKRVDQEKLRFLEEFLGKLIDTRSSLTIQVDKSEMSKYLIEKIVEDLNTNLIKDLPIIFNASQNDFSETKLKIFNSDFEDFFEKSLARTKSANEKISLKGITSTITLNIKNMEEYWEVTLEELDSLFDEENDLDFDRTNKAFLKVAIIFFSRKVFAMPSILYIPAERNGINVFRKELSIKRSTKSFDINSESLPSEKYPLPISDYMKYLNRIDLTVAEKFLDKESRINIWNRFSADILKGKYEYDIEQNEYYYREIYSTNNEKIKYKQKKIPLQISSSSIKSLFGLEYYIKYLFSEGDILFIDEPEMNLDPENQTKFAELLVELSKLGVKIIISSHSDYLIRSTTNKILNAKVNEEDINCKVMGYYFNVNDVRTIGDLSEVEYIDIFDDINVKLEDEYFLLKNMLNQKESN
- a CDS encoding helix-turn-helix domain-containing protein, with translation MKPDRVKVGLRLKVLKDTLGISLAEFAERIESTKGTFNSYLRGVALPPETIVDKIAIVTNATKEWIYFGTAKEYMEGYLENLNTYEEFKIAHPDKLDEIVREFEDSLGTLKITHGINELSNLKELSQFYSEAANEIFISNYNIIFSEYVERLVVEYIKELEKYPIYNKLWTSNGRGYLSVLHERLSRIFPKPRYGEDETILKIAEEQYELLINKILLMYKDDADIERGNLKTKSTLEYLIRKFSTYEGIENLLKDISVRNNLIFNPNAKENEELIEFLMTTLPKLKQIKNNK